The following are encoded in a window of Pyxicephalus adspersus chromosome W, UCB_Pads_2.0, whole genome shotgun sequence genomic DNA:
- the LOC140342806 gene encoding sorting nexin-12-like, with amino-acid sequence MRAQTEQNRLIVTSLYTPNQLVVRIPKVVLSYRTPGVSIGPAVSRCSMSEASVADTRRLNSKPQDLTDAYGPPSNFLEIDIFNPQTVGVGRNRYTVYEVRMRTNLPIFKLKDSCVRRRYSDFEWLKNELERDSKIVVPPLPGKALKRQLPFRGDEGIFEESFIEERRQGLEQFINKIAGHPLAQNERCLHIFLQDETIDRNYVPGKVRQ; translated from the exons ATGCGCGCGCAGACAGAGCAGAACCGGCTGAttgtgacgtcattgtacacgcccaatcagctggtagtacgcattcctAAAGTAGTATTATCTTATAGGACACCGGGTGTGTCGATTGGTCCTGCCGTGTCTCGGTGCAGTATGTCGGAGGCCTCAGTGGCAGACACTCGCCGGCTTAACTCCAAACCTCAGGACCTGACCGACGCCTACGGGCCGCCCAGCAATTTCCTCGAGATCGACATCTTCAACCCGCAGACTGTCGGGGTGGGTCGAAACCGATACACGGTGTACGAGGTCCGGATGCGG ACAAACCTGCCAATCTTTAAACTGAAAGATTCCTGTGTGCGGAGGCGGTACAGCGACTTCGAGTGGCTGAAGAATGAGCTGGAGAGGGATAGCAAG ATTGTGGTGCCGCCACTACCTGGGAAAGCACTGAAGAGACAGCTCCCATTCCGAGGAGATGAAGGAATTTTTGAAGAGTCATTCATTGAGGAGCGGCGGCAAGGCCTGGAGCAGTTTATAAACAA GATCGCTGGACACCCACTTGCCCAGAATGAGCGTTGCCTTCATATATTCTTACAGGACGAAACAATTGATAGAAATTATGTCCCAGGCAAAGTGCGCCAGTGA